One Sediminicola sp. YIK13 DNA segment encodes these proteins:
- a CDS encoding YgaP family membrane protein yields MKKNMGGTDRMIRFIIAAVIGVLYWQKIIDGTLAYVLLTLAGIFVLTSFVSFCPLYSIVGLNTCKIKE; encoded by the coding sequence ATGAAAAAAAATATGGGCGGCACAGACCGCATGATTCGATTTATTATTGCCGCTGTGATCGGGGTCTTGTATTGGCAGAAAATTATAGATGGCACACTGGCCTATGTGCTCCTGACACTGGCGGGGATATTTGTATTGACCAGTTTCGTTAGCTTTTGTCCGCTTTACAGTATTGTGGGTCTCAATACCTGTAAGATAAAAGAGTAG